One Prinia subflava isolate CZ2003 ecotype Zambia chromosome 17, Cam_Psub_1.2, whole genome shotgun sequence DNA segment encodes these proteins:
- the TMEM11 gene encoding transmembrane protein 11, mitochondrial, translating into MAAWGRRRAGPGGTNSGGGRDRVTLSSTDCYIVHEIYNGENAQDQFEYELEQALEAQYKYIVIEPTRIGDETARWITVGNCLHKTAVLAGTTCLFTPLALPVDYSHYISLPAGVLSVACCTLYGISWQFDPCCKYQVEYDAYKLSRLPLHTLTSSTPVVLVRKDDLHRKRLHNTIALAALVYCVKKIYELYAV; encoded by the exons ATGGCGGCGTGGGGAAGGAGGCGCGCGGGCCCCGGCGGCACCAacagcggcggcggccgggacAG GGTGACCTTGTCCTCCACGGACTGTTACATTGTGCACGAGATCTACAACGGGGAGAACGCTCAGGACCAGTTTGAGTACGAGCTGGAGCAGGCGCTGGAGGCGCAGTACAAGTACATCGTGATCGAGCCCACGCGCATCGGCGACGAGACGGCGCGCTGGATCACCGTGGGGAACTGCCTGCACAAGACGGCCGTGCTGGCGGGCACCACCTGCCTCTTCAcccccctggcactgcccgtAGATTATTCTCACTACATCTCCCTGCCCGCTGGAGTGCTGAGCGTGGCTTGCTGCACCCTCTACGGGATCTCGTGGCAGTTTGATCCCTGTTGCAAGTACCAGGTGGAGTACGATGCCTATAAACTTTCGCGCCTGCCCCTGCATACGCTCACCTCGTCCACTCCCGTGGTGCTGGTGAGGAAGGACGACCTGCACAGAAAGAGACTGCACAACACGATAGCACTCGCTGCCCTGGTGTACTGTGTAAAGAAGATCTATGAACTCTATGCTGTATGA
- the DHRS7B gene encoding dehydrogenase/reductase SDR family member 7B isoform X1 produces the protein MVTAAARKTVQKGKLMDFTSTVIIPLLFGSLGIFALFRLLQWVRMRTYLQEAVVVITGATSGLGKECAKAFHAAGSKVVLCGRDSEKLKKLVQELCAVKNHRKNTHEPHTVVFDLSDTKTVVNAAEEILRALGHVDILINNAGISFRGTIVDTGLDVDKKVMETNYFGPIALTKALLPSMIKRRQGHIVAISSVQGKISIPFRSAYAASKHATQAFFDCLRAEVEQYDIEVTVVSPGYIQTNLSLNAVTADGSRYGVMDKTTAEGQTAAEVAQVVLNAVGQKKKEVLVVGLTPCLAVYLRNLCPRLFFTLMASRAKKERKAKGS, from the exons ATGGTGACGGCGGCGGCCAg GAAGACAGTTCAGAAAGGAAAGCTGATGGATTTCACCAGCACCGTCATCATCCCGCTGCTGTTCGGCAGCCTGGGGATCTTCGCGCTGTTCCGGCTGCTGCAGTGGGTGCGGATGCGAACCTACCTGCAGGAGGCGGTGGTGGTGATCACCGGCGCCACCTCCGGCCTCGGGAAAG AGTGTGCCAAGGCTTTCCATGCAGCTGGCTCCAAGGTGGTGCTCTGTGGCAGAGACAGTGAGAAGCTCAAAAAGCTGGTGCAGGAGCTTTGTGCCGTGAAGAATCACCGCAAAAAC ACACATGAACCTCACACTGTGGTGTTTGACCTCTCGGACACCAAAACTGTGGTAAATGCTGCTGAGGAGATCCTGAGGGCCCTGGGTCACGTGGACATCCTGATCAACAACGCTGGCATCAGCTTCCGAGGCACAATCGTGGACACAGGACTGGATGTGGATAAGAAAGTGATGGAAACAAATTACTTTGGACCTATAGCCCTCACCAAAG CACTTCTCCCCTCCATGATCAAGAGGAGACAAGGCCACATTGTGGCCATCAGCAGCGTGCAAGGCAAAATAAGCATTCCTTTCAGATCTGCAT ATGCTGCCTCTAAGCACGCCACCCAGGCCTTCTTCGACTGTCTGCGAGCAGAGGTGGAGCAGTATGACATTGAAGTGACAGTTGTGAGCCCTGGCTACATCCAGACAAACCTGTCCCTCAACGCCGTCACAGCGGATGGATCTCGCTACGGAG TGATGGACAAGACCACGGCCGAGGGACAGACGGCGGCCGAGGTGGCTCAGGTGGTTCTCAATGCAGTGGGAcagaagaagaaggaagtgCTTGTGGTTGGCCTGACCCCCTGCCTGGCTGTCTACCTGAGGAACCTCTGCCCCAGGCTCTTCTTCACCTTAATGGCATCTAGAgcaaaaaaggagaggaaagcaaAGGGTTCTTAG
- the DHRS7B gene encoding dehydrogenase/reductase SDR family member 7B isoform X2 produces the protein MDFTSTVIIPLLFGSLGIFALFRLLQWVRMRTYLQEAVVVITGATSGLGKECAKAFHAAGSKVVLCGRDSEKLKKLVQELCAVKNHRKNTHEPHTVVFDLSDTKTVVNAAEEILRALGHVDILINNAGISFRGTIVDTGLDVDKKVMETNYFGPIALTKALLPSMIKRRQGHIVAISSVQGKISIPFRSAYAASKHATQAFFDCLRAEVEQYDIEVTVVSPGYIQTNLSLNAVTADGSRYGVMDKTTAEGQTAAEVAQVVLNAVGQKKKEVLVVGLTPCLAVYLRNLCPRLFFTLMASRAKKERKAKGS, from the exons ATGGATTTCACCAGCACCGTCATCATCCCGCTGCTGTTCGGCAGCCTGGGGATCTTCGCGCTGTTCCGGCTGCTGCAGTGGGTGCGGATGCGAACCTACCTGCAGGAGGCGGTGGTGGTGATCACCGGCGCCACCTCCGGCCTCGGGAAAG AGTGTGCCAAGGCTTTCCATGCAGCTGGCTCCAAGGTGGTGCTCTGTGGCAGAGACAGTGAGAAGCTCAAAAAGCTGGTGCAGGAGCTTTGTGCCGTGAAGAATCACCGCAAAAAC ACACATGAACCTCACACTGTGGTGTTTGACCTCTCGGACACCAAAACTGTGGTAAATGCTGCTGAGGAGATCCTGAGGGCCCTGGGTCACGTGGACATCCTGATCAACAACGCTGGCATCAGCTTCCGAGGCACAATCGTGGACACAGGACTGGATGTGGATAAGAAAGTGATGGAAACAAATTACTTTGGACCTATAGCCCTCACCAAAG CACTTCTCCCCTCCATGATCAAGAGGAGACAAGGCCACATTGTGGCCATCAGCAGCGTGCAAGGCAAAATAAGCATTCCTTTCAGATCTGCAT ATGCTGCCTCTAAGCACGCCACCCAGGCCTTCTTCGACTGTCTGCGAGCAGAGGTGGAGCAGTATGACATTGAAGTGACAGTTGTGAGCCCTGGCTACATCCAGACAAACCTGTCCCTCAACGCCGTCACAGCGGATGGATCTCGCTACGGAG TGATGGACAAGACCACGGCCGAGGGACAGACGGCGGCCGAGGTGGCTCAGGTGGTTCTCAATGCAGTGGGAcagaagaagaaggaagtgCTTGTGGTTGGCCTGACCCCCTGCCTGGCTGTCTACCTGAGGAACCTCTGCCCCAGGCTCTTCTTCACCTTAATGGCATCTAGAgcaaaaaaggagaggaaagcaaAGGGTTCTTAG